One genomic region from Frateuria soli encodes:
- a CDS encoding sedoheptulose 7-phosphate cyclase, which translates to MSAPATRWQVRAQRPVAYDVLKTPALFAPHNDALLAFGRREGARRFVVVDANVMRHHGAAIRDWFGQHGVEVHLVTHPGGEECKTLEACQDLVCELDTFPIHRRDDPIIAIGGGVLTDVVAFVASSYRRGVPHIKVPTTLMGYIDAALGIKAGVNFNGNKNRLGSFEPPQAVLLDPAFLPSLPRRHLLNGVCEIVKLAVIRDRALFAQLEADGAASIAACFANPAGEAILDRAIGGMLEELAPNLFEEELARKVDFGHTFSYGLETRHGERLLHGEAVLLDILVSVQIARQRGLLAGDDAARVFALVGRLGLAPDLRVLDSGTMWHSLLDRIEHRNGQQRVPMPAGIGQCVFLNDITRRELDAAVPALHARIKADHELVLEC; encoded by the coding sequence ATGAGCGCGCCCGCCACGCGCTGGCAGGTGCGCGCGCAACGCCCGGTCGCCTACGACGTGCTCAAGACGCCCGCGCTGTTCGCGCCGCACAATGACGCGCTGCTCGCCTTCGGCCGTCGCGAGGGTGCGCGTCGCTTCGTGGTGGTCGACGCCAACGTGATGCGCCACCACGGCGCGGCGATCCGCGACTGGTTCGGGCAGCATGGCGTCGAGGTGCACCTGGTGACGCATCCCGGCGGCGAGGAGTGCAAGACCCTCGAGGCCTGCCAGGACCTCGTGTGCGAACTGGACACCTTTCCCATCCACCGGCGCGACGACCCCATCATCGCGATCGGCGGCGGCGTGCTGACCGACGTGGTGGCCTTCGTCGCGTCCAGTTACCGGCGCGGCGTGCCGCACATCAAGGTGCCCACCACGCTGATGGGCTACATCGACGCGGCGCTGGGCATCAAGGCCGGCGTCAACTTCAACGGCAACAAGAACCGCCTGGGCAGCTTCGAGCCCCCGCAGGCGGTGCTGCTGGACCCGGCCTTCCTGCCATCGCTGCCACGCCGGCACCTGCTCAACGGCGTATGCGAGATCGTCAAGCTGGCGGTCATCCGCGATCGTGCGCTGTTCGCGCAACTGGAGGCCGACGGCGCCGCCAGCATCGCCGCGTGCTTCGCCAACCCGGCCGGAGAGGCGATCCTGGACCGCGCCATCGGCGGCATGCTGGAGGAACTGGCGCCGAACCTCTTCGAGGAGGAGCTCGCGCGCAAGGTCGATTTCGGCCACACCTTCAGTTACGGCCTGGAAACCCGCCACGGTGAGCGTCTGCTGCACGGCGAGGCGGTGCTGCTGGACATCCTGGTATCGGTGCAGATCGCCCGCCAGCGCGGCCTCCTTGCCGGCGACGACGCGGCGCGCGTGTTCGCCCTGGTCGGGCGGCTCGGTCTCGCGCCCGATCTGCGCGTGCTCGACAGCGGCACGATGTGGCACTCGCTGCTCGACCGCATCGAGCACCGCAACGGCCAGCAGCGCGTGCCGATGCCCGCCGGGATCGGCCAGTGCGTCTTCCTCAATGACATCACCCGCCGCGAGCTCGATGCCGCGGTCCCCGCGCTCCACGCCCGCATCAAGGCAGATCATGAACTCGTTCTCGAATGTTGA
- the trhA gene encoding PAQR family membrane homeostasis protein TrhA, protein MNLPRRIRKLARASTTGEEIANSISHGLGLLLAIAGLPLLVQEALQHGGPLPVLGAAVFGGSAILLYLASTLYHAIPHARAKSLLRRFDHAAIYLLIAGTYTPIALGVLRGSGGWALLGVIWTLAVAGVIFKTLVGARFHRLSTGLYVAMGWLALVAIRPLWQHMAPGGLAWLLAGGVAYTVGVVFYLLHDKLRYSHFAWHLFVLTGTGCHFLTVLRYAH, encoded by the coding sequence ATGAACCTGCCGCGGCGCATCCGCAAGCTCGCGCGGGCCTCCACCACCGGCGAGGAGATCGCCAACAGCATCAGCCACGGCCTGGGATTGCTGCTGGCGATCGCGGGCCTGCCGCTGCTGGTACAGGAGGCGCTGCAGCATGGCGGCCCGCTGCCGGTGCTCGGTGCGGCGGTGTTCGGCGGCAGCGCGATCCTGCTTTACCTGGCGTCGACCCTGTACCACGCCATCCCGCACGCGCGCGCCAAGTCCCTGCTGCGACGGTTCGACCACGCGGCCATCTACCTGCTGATCGCCGGCACCTACACACCGATCGCGCTGGGCGTGCTGCGCGGCAGCGGCGGCTGGGCGTTGCTCGGCGTGATCTGGACCCTCGCGGTGGCCGGCGTGATCTTCAAGACGCTGGTCGGCGCACGCTTCCATCGCCTGTCCACGGGGCTGTATGTGGCCATGGGCTGGCTCGCGCTGGTCGCGATCCGCCCGCTCTGGCAGCACATGGCTCCCGGCGGCCTGGCCTGGCTGCTCGCCGGCGGCGTGGCCTACACCGTGGGCGTGGTGTTCTACCTGCTGCACGACAAGCTGCGCTACAGCCACTTCGCCTGGCACCTGTTCGTGCTCACCGGTACCGGCTGCCATTTCCTGACGGTGCTGCGATATGCCCATTAG
- a CDS encoding pyridoxal phosphate-dependent decarboxylase family protein, whose translation MNAAFDLPPATPRDHTLDACFLGPYGENDTLLEKLLVEFLRDHVYWRRNFHPEDPPAIATSAASHPDYLAFESRMRRELHQLSAALKKSVPFHSPRYIGHMASDLLLPGLAAQMLTLPYNPNNVSEDAAPVTVDLEVQAGLQLARMLGYPHDPARPDCAFGHLTSGGTVANYQALRLALALKAFPVALRAAQVPDLVLPEDDWSAFNLSPAASIALLEQWQRWLAALAPPVRAQWRAWVEAERIEQRGLAGFFAAHPQLRVPRVLAPITAHYSWSKGAKLLGLGRDSLELLPTRDMRLDADALGGRLRQLARAREPVLLCVAVLGGTEYGTIDPVHEVLRARETSRAEGLDFAVHVDAAWGGYLATVFRREDGGLRPREEVAADYAHFPAPEVHAAFAALGDTDSVTVDPHKLGYLPYGAGAFVCRDHRAMALLAERADYVFHGATPDDYLARYRNLGQYIPEGSKPGATAAAVYVTHKVLPLDHAHFGRLPRATLQAAEAFHARARRFADEMAGRVQVLVPFAPDSNLVCLALNPHGNRDVARANAFVRALHDELRCDVRQPLQVKEFFGSVTSLRPDVLGQAQTRRILDALGLDPATLEDGEDHLLILRHTLMNPYLIDHENGISYIDRYFDHLGRRLLALAASR comes from the coding sequence ATGAACGCCGCCTTCGACCTGCCGCCGGCGACGCCGCGCGACCACACGCTCGACGCCTGCTTCCTTGGCCCCTACGGCGAGAACGACACGCTGCTGGAAAAGCTGCTGGTCGAGTTCCTGCGCGACCACGTCTACTGGCGGCGCAACTTCCACCCGGAAGACCCGCCGGCGATCGCCACCTCGGCCGCGAGCCACCCGGACTACCTCGCCTTCGAATCGCGCATGCGCCGCGAGCTGCACCAGCTCTCCGCCGCGCTGAAGAAGTCGGTGCCGTTCCACAGCCCGCGCTACATCGGCCACATGGCCTCGGACCTGCTGCTGCCCGGCCTGGCGGCGCAGATGCTCACCCTGCCCTACAACCCCAACAACGTCAGCGAGGATGCCGCGCCGGTCACCGTCGACCTGGAAGTGCAGGCCGGCCTGCAACTGGCGCGCATGCTCGGCTATCCGCACGATCCGGCCCGACCGGACTGCGCCTTCGGCCACCTGACCTCCGGCGGCACGGTCGCCAACTACCAGGCGCTGCGCCTGGCGCTGGCGCTGAAGGCCTTCCCGGTCGCGCTGCGCGCGGCGCAGGTGCCGGACCTCGTCCTTCCGGAGGATGACTGGAGCGCCTTCAATCTGTCCCCGGCCGCGTCGATCGCGCTGCTGGAACAATGGCAGCGCTGGCTGGCCGCGCTGGCCCCGCCGGTGCGCGCGCAATGGCGGGCATGGGTGGAGGCCGAGCGCATCGAGCAGCGCGGCCTGGCCGGCTTCTTCGCCGCGCACCCGCAACTGCGCGTACCGCGCGTACTGGCGCCGATCACCGCGCATTACTCCTGGAGCAAGGGCGCCAAGCTGCTGGGCCTGGGCCGCGACAGCCTCGAACTGCTGCCCACCCGCGACATGCGCCTGGACGCCGATGCATTGGGCGGGCGGCTGCGGCAGCTCGCCCGCGCACGCGAGCCGGTGCTGCTGTGCGTGGCGGTGCTGGGCGGAACCGAGTACGGCACCATCGATCCGGTGCACGAGGTACTGCGGGCACGCGAGACGAGCCGTGCCGAGGGGCTGGATTTCGCGGTGCATGTCGACGCTGCCTGGGGCGGCTATCTCGCCACCGTGTTCCGCCGCGAGGATGGTGGCCTGCGTCCACGCGAGGAGGTCGCCGCCGACTACGCGCATTTCCCGGCGCCCGAGGTGCACGCCGCGTTCGCCGCGCTGGGCGACACCGATTCGGTCACCGTCGATCCGCACAAGCTCGGCTACCTCCCGTACGGCGCCGGTGCCTTCGTCTGCCGCGACCACCGCGCCATGGCGCTGCTCGCCGAGCGCGCCGACTACGTGTTCCACGGCGCCACGCCGGACGACTATCTCGCGCGCTACCGCAACCTGGGCCAGTACATTCCCGAGGGCTCCAAGCCGGGCGCGACCGCGGCGGCGGTCTACGTCACGCACAAGGTGCTGCCGCTGGACCACGCCCACTTCGGCCGCCTGCCGCGCGCCACCCTGCAGGCGGCCGAGGCGTTCCACGCGCGGGCGCGGCGCTTCGCCGACGAGATGGCCGGGCGCGTGCAGGTGCTGGTGCCTTTCGCGCCGGACAGCAACCTGGTCTGCCTGGCGCTCAACCCGCACGGCAACCGCGACGTCGCCCGCGCCAACGCCTTCGTGCGCGCGCTGCACGACGAGCTGCGCTGCGACGTGCGCCAGCCGCTGCAGGTGAAAGAGTTCTTCGGCTCGGTCACCAGCCTGCGCCCGGACGTACTGGGCCAGGCGCAGACACGACGCATCCTCGACGCGCTGGGGCTGGACCCGGCCACGCTCGAGGACGGCGAGGACCACCTGCTGATCCTGCGCCACACGCTGATGAACCCGTACCTGATCGACCACGAGAACGGCATCAGCTACATCGACCGCTACTTCGACCACCTGGGCCGGCGCCTGCTGGCGCTGGCCGCATCGCGGTGA
- a CDS encoding PLP-dependent cysteine synthase family protein yields the protein MNHPIALQPHHTSHDRAWVHDALDALAQEAARSADTHLLKLVLPGFPGIDFYFKDEAAHPSGSLKHRLARSLYLYALCNGRLHQGQHVVDASSGSTAISEAWFARMLGLSFTAVMPACTAPRKIRDVQALGGRCDLVEDPAQVHARAAEHAVRGACHLDQFGLAERATDWRGNNNIAESIIQQMAREPQPVPAWIVCGAGTGGTSATIGRYLRYRRLDTRLCVAEPAGSGFVHGWRTRDRSAVAKRSTLIEGIGRPRVEPGFLFEVVDHVVEVPDTGSIAAAWLLEDLLGRRYGGSSGTNLVACLQLAAGMRARGERGSIVSLLCDPGERYAETLFDPAWLAARSIDLAPARAALERCLAAGTWTPLPA from the coding sequence ATGAACCATCCCATTGCCTTGCAGCCCCATCACACCAGCCACGACCGCGCCTGGGTGCACGACGCCCTCGATGCGCTCGCGCAGGAGGCGGCACGCTCGGCCGATACGCACCTGCTCAAGCTGGTCCTGCCCGGCTTCCCCGGCATCGACTTCTACTTCAAGGACGAGGCGGCCCATCCCAGCGGCAGCCTGAAGCACCGCCTGGCCCGCTCGCTCTACCTCTACGCGCTGTGCAACGGGCGGCTCCACCAGGGCCAGCACGTGGTCGACGCCTCCTCCGGCAGCACCGCGATCTCCGAGGCGTGGTTCGCGCGGATGCTGGGCCTGTCGTTCACCGCGGTGATGCCCGCCTGCACCGCGCCGCGCAAGATCCGCGACGTGCAGGCGCTGGGCGGACGTTGCGACCTGGTCGAGGATCCCGCGCAGGTCCACGCCCGCGCCGCCGAACATGCCGTGCGCGGCGCTTGCCACCTGGACCAGTTCGGGCTGGCCGAGCGCGCCACCGACTGGCGCGGCAACAACAACATCGCCGAGTCGATCATCCAGCAGATGGCGCGCGAGCCGCAGCCGGTGCCGGCCTGGATCGTCTGCGGTGCCGGCACCGGCGGCACCTCCGCCACGATCGGCCGCTACCTGCGCTATCGCCGCCTGGACACCCGCCTGTGCGTGGCCGAGCCGGCCGGCAGCGGCTTCGTGCACGGCTGGCGCACGCGCGACCGCAGCGCCGTCGCGAAGCGCTCCACGCTGATCGAAGGGATCGGCCGCCCGCGGGTCGAGCCGGGTTTCCTGTTCGAGGTGGTCGATCACGTGGTCGAAGTGCCCGACACCGGCTCCATCGCCGCCGCCTGGCTGCTGGAGGATCTGCTCGGCCGCCGCTACGGCGGCTCCTCCGGCACCAACCTGGTCGCCTGCCTGCAGCTGGCCGCCGGCATGCGCGCGCGCGGCGAACGCGGCAGTATCGTGAGCCTCCTCTGCGACCCTGGCGAGCGCTACGCCGAGACGCTGTTCGACCCGGCCTGGCTGGCAGCACGTTCGATCGACCTCGCCCCTGCGCGCGCGGCGCTGGAACGCTGCCTTGCGGCCGGGACGTGGACACCCCTGCCCGCCTGA
- a CDS encoding S-ribosylhomocysteine lyase yields the protein MIDVEALGWPAALAGELDHRRLKAPSVKLRSARRLAGGDAIYCVDLRVRLPNAGACLSTTELHSLEHFLLEGLQRELPEDFVSIGVMGCQTGFYLVFANEGRAPVICAALARILEAMLHATAVPYARIDQCGHYRNHGLAAAQAVAREILARRAGWLEAA from the coding sequence ATGATCGACGTCGAAGCACTCGGCTGGCCGGCGGCGCTGGCCGGCGAACTGGACCACCGTCGTTTGAAGGCGCCCAGCGTCAAGCTGCGCTCGGCGCGGAGATTGGCTGGCGGCGATGCCATCTACTGTGTCGACCTGCGCGTGCGCCTGCCCAATGCCGGCGCGTGCCTGTCGACCACCGAACTGCATTCGCTGGAGCACTTCCTGCTGGAAGGCCTGCAGCGCGAACTGCCGGAGGACTTCGTCTCGATCGGCGTAATGGGCTGCCAGACCGGCTTCTACCTGGTGTTCGCCAACGAGGGCAGGGCGCCGGTGATCTGCGCGGCGCTCGCGCGCATCCTCGAGGCGATGCTGCATGCCACCGCCGTGCCCTACGCACGCATCGACCAGTGCGGCCACTACCGCAACCACGGCCTGGCGGCAGCGCAGGCGGTGGCGCGCGAGATCCTGGCGCGCCGCGCCGGCTGGCTGGAGGCCGCATGA
- a CDS encoding UbiA family prenyltransferase yields the protein MRKYLALSRSTHGLLDIAMTGFAALLWLGHFPAWPVLAVALVTAAAGYTALYALNDLVGVTVDREKFAGADIKAGYSVEASDLRYPIAQGKLSLARGVAWFALWYLVALVGAWWLNPFLVLVVLAAPVLETAYCLLLKVTWWRTVVSGLVKSLGPVAAVLVVVPQPSLAWLGLMVAWLVAWEMGGQNIPADWNDVEEDRRVGARTIPVVFGPRVAGSVVLLTLAAAVVLGLCLPVVSPLALGLPYQLASLVAGVWLLLWPGLKLFLSRDGRQAARLFDRASLYPLAQLAIVTAFVLQG from the coding sequence ATGCGCAAGTACCTCGCGCTCTCGCGCTCCACCCACGGCCTGCTCGACATCGCCATGACCGGCTTCGCCGCGCTGCTGTGGCTGGGGCACTTCCCGGCGTGGCCGGTGCTGGCGGTCGCGCTGGTGACCGCGGCGGCCGGCTACACCGCGCTGTATGCGCTCAACGACCTGGTCGGCGTGACGGTCGACCGCGAGAAATTCGCCGGCGCGGACATCAAGGCGGGCTACTCGGTGGAAGCTTCCGACCTGCGCTACCCGATTGCCCAGGGCAAGCTGAGCCTGGCCCGCGGCGTGGCCTGGTTCGCGCTCTGGTATCTGGTCGCGCTGGTGGGCGCGTGGTGGCTCAATCCCTTCCTGGTACTCGTGGTGCTTGCGGCACCGGTGCTGGAGACCGCCTACTGCCTGCTGCTCAAGGTGACCTGGTGGCGCACCGTGGTCAGCGGACTGGTCAAGTCGCTGGGGCCGGTCGCCGCCGTGCTGGTGGTGGTGCCGCAGCCATCACTGGCGTGGCTGGGCCTGATGGTGGCCTGGCTGGTGGCGTGGGAAATGGGCGGGCAGAACATACCGGCCGACTGGAACGACGTGGAGGAAGACCGCCGCGTGGGCGCCAGGACCATCCCGGTGGTGTTCGGCCCGCGCGTGGCCGGCAGTGTCGTGCTGCTCACGCTGGCCGCGGCCGTCGTGCTGGGCCTGTGCCTTCCGGTGGTGTCGCCGCTGGCGCTCGGCCTGCCGTACCAGTTGGCCAGCCTCGTCGCCGGCGTGTGGCTGCTGCTGTGGCCCGGCCTGAAGCTCTTTCTCTCGCGCGACGGGCGGCAGGCGGCGCGGCTGTTCGACCGCGCCAGCCTGTATCCGCTGGCGCAACTGGCGATCGTCACGGCGTTCGTGCTGCAGGGTTGA
- a CDS encoding sugar phosphate isomerase/epimerase family protein has protein sequence MGAIQLSYSTFGLTRLGFLDALDAVDRAGYDGVEIAFHRDQFNPFNLDDEDLKQVRRHLDGLRVQPACVATASHFFTPSRPHEPSLMAIERAARKRRIDLVKRGIHVARQLGVPLVTFGSGFVRDEHVAHPRIDPGELLADSIRECLRAIRDDEDITLLIEPEPGMHVETLAQGLALMRQVGSPKFKLHVDLCHAYCSESNYVAALAQVAPYARYLHISDARAGYNLRIVQDAEELAIDLDDASVLVHFPDTADYLLVDRRHPIHFREEAPSRARQAHIDALLARAGVTGLLATVDYASLHAGSSPLDDEIFTWAISVPGLSYDVLERAWPVVAYLRGAKGRPRVDRMLANTRTGIAHFHEIPGEGTLDFAASFKTLTAHGFTGYGSVELYHHVESWERALARSYRHLAPFAAAARVAA, from the coding sequence ATGGGCGCGATCCAGCTCAGCTACAGCACGTTCGGCCTGACCCGGCTCGGTTTCCTCGACGCCCTCGACGCGGTGGACCGTGCCGGCTACGACGGCGTGGAGATCGCCTTCCACCGGGACCAGTTCAACCCGTTCAACCTGGACGACGAGGACCTCAAGCAGGTGCGCCGCCACCTCGACGGCCTGCGCGTGCAGCCGGCCTGCGTCGCCACCGCCTCGCATTTCTTCACCCCGTCGCGGCCGCACGAACCGTCGCTGATGGCGATCGAGCGCGCGGCGCGCAAGCGCCGCATCGACCTGGTCAAGCGCGGCATCCACGTGGCGCGCCAGCTCGGCGTGCCGCTGGTCACGTTCGGCAGCGGCTTCGTGCGCGACGAGCACGTCGCCCATCCGCGGATCGACCCGGGCGAGCTGCTGGCCGACTCCATCCGCGAATGCCTGCGCGCGATCCGCGACGACGAGGACATCACCCTGCTGATCGAGCCGGAGCCGGGCATGCACGTCGAAACGCTGGCGCAGGGGCTGGCGCTGATGCGCCAGGTCGGCTCGCCGAAGTTCAAGCTGCACGTGGACCTGTGCCACGCCTACTGTTCCGAGTCCAACTACGTCGCCGCGCTGGCCCAGGTCGCGCCGTACGCGCGCTACCTGCACATCTCTGATGCGCGCGCCGGCTACAACCTGAGGATCGTGCAGGACGCCGAGGAGCTTGCCATCGACCTCGACGACGCCAGCGTGCTGGTGCACTTCCCCGACACCGCCGACTACCTGCTGGTCGACCGCCGGCATCCGATCCACTTTCGCGAAGAGGCGCCGAGCCGCGCACGGCAGGCGCACATCGACGCCCTGCTGGCGCGCGCCGGCGTGACCGGCCTGCTGGCCACGGTCGACTACGCCAGCCTCCATGCCGGGTCCTCGCCGCTGGACGACGAGATCTTCACCTGGGCGATCTCGGTGCCGGGCCTGAGCTACGACGTGCTCGAGCGCGCCTGGCCGGTGGTGGCCTACCTGCGCGGCGCGAAGGGCCGGCCGCGGGTGGATCGCATGCTCGCCAACACGCGCACCGGCATCGCGCATTTCCACGAGATCCCGGGCGAGGGCACGCTGGATTTCGCCGCCAGCTTCAAGACGCTGACCGCGCACGGTTTCACCGGCTACGGTTCGGTCGAGCTGTACCACCACGTGGAGTCGTGGGAGCGGGCGCTGGCCCGCAGTTACCGGCACCTGGCGCCGTTCGCGGCCGCGGCGCGGGTCGCCGCATGA
- a CDS encoding UbiD family decarboxylase: MSHHDLRSFLARLERQHQLARVQAPVDPHLESTALCHRALREGGPALLMEHPVGSRHAFLGNLFGHRHRIELALAGRPVASLRELGQLLASIKEPRWPSSLRQALATWPELAQLAHVAPRHVDEAAFLHETVEGDDIDLGRLPIQQCWPGDAGRLVTLGLVITRGTVKRRQNVAIYRQQVIGRNRLIMRWLPHRGGALDYADWRIERPRDPFPVLVAIGADPATLLAAVAPVPDTLSEYEFAGLLRGERTRLWRSALTGLDAPAGAEILLEGFIHPDDTALEGPFGDHTGYYNAQERFPVLTIERMRLRQDAIYHGSYMGRAPLDEPSVLAMALNEVFVPILQKVYPEIVDFHLPPEACSYRIAVVAIRKQYAGHARRVMMAVWSYLRQFTYTKFVIVVDADIDVRDWSQVVWALATRVDPARDTMLVENTPIDYLDFASPVAGLGSKLGIDATNKWPGETARTWGMPIAPDVAVEERVDALWRELQTRAEVNPAARTP, from the coding sequence ATGAGCCACCACGACCTGCGTTCCTTCCTCGCCCGGCTCGAACGCCAACACCAGCTCGCCCGCGTGCAGGCGCCTGTCGACCCGCACCTGGAATCCACCGCCCTGTGCCATCGTGCGCTGCGCGAAGGCGGCCCGGCGTTGCTGATGGAGCATCCGGTGGGCTCGCGACATGCGTTCCTCGGCAACCTGTTCGGCCACCGCCACCGCATCGAACTTGCCCTCGCCGGCCGGCCGGTCGCGAGCCTGCGCGAGCTGGGCCAGTTGCTGGCATCGATCAAGGAGCCGCGCTGGCCGTCCAGCCTGCGCCAGGCGCTCGCCACCTGGCCGGAGCTGGCGCAGCTGGCGCACGTCGCGCCGCGGCACGTGGACGAGGCGGCGTTCCTGCACGAGACGGTCGAGGGCGACGACATCGACCTGGGCCGGCTGCCGATCCAGCAGTGTTGGCCCGGTGATGCCGGTCGCCTGGTCACGCTCGGCCTGGTGATTACCCGCGGCACCGTCAAGCGCCGCCAGAACGTGGCGATCTACCGCCAGCAGGTGATCGGCCGCAACCGGCTGATCATGCGCTGGCTACCGCACCGCGGCGGGGCGCTGGACTATGCCGACTGGCGCATCGAGCGGCCACGCGACCCGTTTCCCGTGCTGGTCGCGATCGGTGCCGACCCGGCCACGCTGCTGGCCGCGGTGGCGCCGGTGCCCGATACGCTCTCCGAATACGAGTTCGCCGGCCTGCTGCGCGGCGAGCGCACGCGCCTGTGGCGCAGCGCGCTGACCGGCCTGGACGCGCCGGCCGGCGCCGAGATCCTGCTCGAGGGCTTCATCCACCCCGACGACACCGCGCTGGAAGGCCCGTTCGGCGACCACACCGGCTACTACAACGCGCAGGAGCGCTTCCCCGTGCTCACCATCGAGCGCATGCGCCTGCGCCAGGATGCGATCTACCACGGCAGCTACATGGGCCGTGCGCCGCTGGACGAGCCATCGGTACTGGCGATGGCGTTGAACGAAGTGTTCGTGCCCATCCTGCAGAAGGTCTACCCGGAGATCGTCGACTTCCATCTGCCGCCGGAAGCCTGCTCCTACCGCATCGCCGTCGTCGCCATCCGCAAGCAGTACGCCGGCCACGCGCGGCGCGTGATGATGGCGGTGTGGTCGTACCTGCGCCAGTTCACCTACACCAAGTTCGTGATCGTGGTGGATGCCGACATCGACGTTCGCGACTGGTCGCAGGTGGTGTGGGCGCTGGCCACGCGCGTGGATCCCGCGCGCGACACGATGCTGGTGGAAAACACCCCGATCGACTACCTCGACTTCGCCAGTCCGGTCGCCGGCCTGGGCTCCAAGCTCGGCATCGACGCGACCAACAAATGGCCCGGCGAAACCGCCCGCACCTGGGGCATGCCGATCGCGCCCGACGTCGCAGTGGAAGAGCGGGTGGACGCCTTGTGGCGCGAACTGCAGACGCGTGCCGAGGTCAACCCTGCAGCACGAACGCCGTGA
- a CDS encoding SirB2 family protein, which produces MFEFYSQIKAVHIACVLLSGVLFATRGLLVQTGRAGAAHWAPLRYLSYTVDTTLLTAALMLLTILPAAYFANGWLTVKLVLVVAYVVLGSLALKRARTPQARRMFLLAAVAAYVFILGIARMHHPLGWLHGWLA; this is translated from the coding sequence ATGTTCGAGTTCTATTCCCAGATCAAGGCCGTGCACATCGCCTGCGTCCTGCTCAGCGGCGTGCTGTTCGCGACGCGCGGGTTGCTGGTGCAGACCGGCCGAGCCGGTGCGGCGCACTGGGCGCCGCTGCGCTATCTCAGCTACACGGTCGACACCACGCTGCTCACCGCCGCGCTGATGCTGCTGACCATCCTTCCGGCGGCGTACTTCGCCAACGGCTGGCTGACGGTGAAGCTGGTGCTGGTGGTGGCTTATGTCGTGCTCGGCAGCCTCGCGCTCAAGCGCGCGCGCACGCCGCAGGCACGGCGCATGTTCCTGCTCGCCGCGGTAGCGGCCTACGTATTCATCCTGGGGATCGCGCGAATGCATCATCCGCTGGGCTGGCTGCACGGGTGGCTGGCATGA
- the ubiG gene encoding bifunctional 2-polyprenyl-6-hydroxyphenol methylase/3-demethylubiquinol 3-O-methyltransferase UbiG, with amino-acid sequence MNSFSNVDRQEIDKFDRVGQLWWDPAGKMGMLHVINPLRCRFVADHARIDKARALDVGCGGGILAEALAKAGAQVTGIDLSQQTLKIARQHAAGSGLPIDYRLLTVEELAQREAGSYDIVTCMEMLEHVPEPAAVVDACTRLLKPGGQAFFSTINRNLKAWLFAIVGGEYVLRILPRGTHRYSRLVRPDELRAWAAASGLVFDGVASLMYNPLGRRFHVAYGREDVNYMACFTRTRG; translated from the coding sequence ATGAACTCGTTCTCGAATGTTGACCGGCAGGAAATCGACAAATTCGACCGCGTCGGCCAGTTGTGGTGGGACCCGGCCGGCAAGATGGGCATGCTGCACGTGATCAACCCGCTGCGTTGCCGGTTCGTCGCCGACCACGCGCGGATCGACAAGGCCAGGGCGCTGGACGTCGGCTGCGGCGGCGGCATCCTGGCCGAGGCGCTGGCGAAGGCCGGCGCGCAGGTGACCGGCATCGACCTGTCGCAGCAGACGCTGAAGATCGCGCGCCAGCACGCGGCCGGCAGCGGCCTGCCGATCGACTACCGCCTGCTGACGGTGGAGGAACTGGCCCAGCGCGAAGCGGGCAGCTACGACATCGTCACCTGCATGGAGATGCTCGAGCACGTGCCCGAACCGGCCGCGGTGGTGGACGCCTGCACGCGGCTGCTCAAGCCCGGCGGCCAGGCGTTCTTCTCCACCATCAACCGCAACCTCAAGGCCTGGCTGTTCGCCATCGTCGGCGGCGAGTATGTGCTGCGCATCCTGCCGCGCGGCACGCACCGCTACTCCAGGCTGGTCCGTCCCGATGAACTTCGCGCCTGGGCGGCGGCAAGCGGCCTGGTCTTCGATGGCGTCGCCAGCCTGATGTACAACCCGCTGGGCAGGCGCTTCCACGTGGCCTACGGCCGCGAGGACGTCAACTACATGGCCTGCTTCACGCGGACCCGGGGCTGA
- a CDS encoding DnrO protein, with amino-acid sequence MSAMKFSLVPLAVLAALAVAPGIASAQHDHGAHAHVTTPVPAPAQRWAADANLRDGMGRIHTALGELRHYEMGHMDATMALDRVGLIEQAAADIFAKCKLEPEQDAALHGMLVPLLGAAQKLKADPTDMAQVQAMRDAVADYPRYFNDPGWATATGHAH; translated from the coding sequence ATGTCCGCGATGAAATTCTCTCTAGTCCCGCTTGCCGTGCTCGCCGCGCTTGCGGTGGCGCCCGGCATCGCAAGCGCGCAGCATGATCACGGCGCGCATGCGCACGTCACCACGCCGGTGCCGGCACCGGCACAGCGCTGGGCGGCCGACGCCAACCTGCGCGATGGCATGGGGCGCATCCACACCGCGCTCGGGGAGTTGCGCCATTACGAGATGGGCCACATGGACGCGACCATGGCGCTCGATCGCGTGGGCCTGATCGAGCAGGCGGCGGCCGACATCTTTGCCAAGTGCAAGCTCGAGCCCGAGCAGGATGCCGCGCTGCACGGCATGCTGGTGCCGCTGCTGGGGGCCGCGCAGAAGCTCAAGGCTGATCCGACGGACATGGCGCAGGTGCAGGCCATGCGCGACGCGGTGGCCGATTATCCGCGCTACTTCAACGATCCGGGTTGGGCGACGGCCACCGGCCACGCGCACTGA